The Ruminococcus bovis genome includes a region encoding these proteins:
- the trpA gene encoding tryptophan synthase subunit alpha, translated as MSKITDAFKNGKAFIPFVTAGDPCLEVTEQLLIEMDKNGADIIEIGIPFSDPVAEGVVIQEADIRALAAGATTDKIFQMIAKVREKLSCAVAIMTYANVVYGYNTDKFLANCKQVGVDALIIPDVPYEERDVIKPSCEKYGVEYISFVAPTSHDRIKMIANYASGFMYCVSSLGVTGVRQNITTNIGEMIDLVKSVKDIPCAVGFGISTPEQAKEMAKNADGVIVGSAIVKICAKYGKDCVPYVAEYVKSMKDAISQ; from the coding sequence ATGAGTAAAATTACAGATGCATTTAAGAATGGCAAGGCATTTATCCCATTCGTAACTGCCGGTGACCCTTGCCTTGAAGTTACAGAACAACTATTAATTGAAATGGACAAAAACGGTGCTGATATTATTGAAATCGGTATTCCTTTCTCTGACCCTGTAGCTGAGGGTGTTGTTATTCAAGAGGCTGACATTAGAGCGTTAGCAGCAGGTGCAACAACAGATAAAATCTTCCAAATGATTGCAAAAGTAAGGGAAAAACTTTCTTGTGCAGTAGCAATTATGACATATGCAAATGTTGTTTATGGTTATAATACTGACAAGTTCCTTGCTAACTGTAAGCAAGTTGGTGTTGATGCACTTATTATCCCTGATGTTCCATATGAAGAAAGAGATGTTATAAAGCCATCTTGCGAAAAGTACGGTGTTGAATATATTTCATTCGTTGCACCAACAAGTCACGATAGAATCAAGATGATTGCAAATTATGCATCAGGCTTTATGTACTGTGTATCTTCCCTAGGTGTTACAGGTGTACGACAGAATATTACAACAAATATCGGTGAAATGATTGACCTTGTAAAGTCAGTTAAGGATATTCCTTGTGCAGTGGGTTTTGGTATTTCAACTCCTGAACAAGCAAAGGAAATGGCAAAAAATGCAGACGGTGTAATTGTGGGTTCTGCTATTGTAAAGATTTGTGCAAAGTACGGCAAGGACTGTGTTCCTTATGTTGCAGAATATGTTAAGTCTATGAAAGATGCAATTTCACAGTAA
- a CDS encoding alpha-amylase family glycosyl hydrolase codes for MKKLVAILMVLTLAMSALVVSASAAQTDKESTGATGITVHYYTEKGTPSVYYWNALPNNISTEYPGVKMTSEGGNYYRYTFSSVSKINLQFIESDGTQGKELTRNTNSGTNEFWYKSNRWYNKQPSDTDYERTDLREDSIYFVITTRFYDGDQSNNVHCWDDGQANNPDTDPAWRGDFKGLIQKLDYIKALGFSAIWITPVVENASGYDYHGYHAFDFTKVDPRYESDDTSYQDLIDAAHEKGLKIIQDVVFNHTGNFGEANLAPMFTKDYSNLGSSDCMKVISGSTLANKYSDYSNMKPDAQYQARLAVMKEDANDTQHNYHHDKSLSYGSYTEQTGQMAGDCVDINTENPTVAKYITDTYSKYLDMGVDAFRMDTEKHINRWTLNNAFFPVFNQYKNFHLFGEVCARYHGAYNEGGSSDSCFFYTWNETDSAWQNNWSNSDWKSNYDNSVKHYQAYQNRSFNQTSNNAFLNGVSYHTPDYSKANGTSTIDFPMHWAFKDAGSAFGAAKGEDSLYNDATWAVTYVDSHDYGPDGQEKTRYQGGAAAWAENMDLMFTFRGIPCIYYGSEVEFKKDVPIDVGPNAPLDKTGRAYFGDYLEGSVTASDYGKYTASGTVASTLNAPLSKHLEKLNQIRRAVPALQKGQYTTDSNYVSGNMAYIRRYTNADEGVDSVACVTISGDATFKGLPNGTYIDAVTGDKKVVTGGTLSTSGASGQGNMRVYVLQNSGSEVNGAIGDTGLTYLK; via the coding sequence ATGAAAAAATTAGTCGCAATCTTAATGGTTCTAACTTTGGCTATGTCAGCACTTGTAGTTTCTGCATCTGCTGCACAGACAGATAAAGAATCAACCGGTGCAACAGGCATTACTGTTCACTACTACACAGAAAAAGGAACTCCAAGCGTTTACTACTGGAATGCACTTCCAAACAATATTTCTACAGAGTATCCCGGTGTAAAAATGACAAGTGAGGGTGGTAACTACTACAGATACACATTCTCAAGTGTTTCTAAGATTAACCTACAGTTCATCGAAAGTGACGGTACTCAGGGTAAAGAACTTACAAGAAACACAAACAGTGGTACTAACGAATTCTGGTACAAGAGTAACCGTTGGTACAACAAACAACCATCAGATACAGATTATGAAAGAACAGACCTTAGAGAAGACTCTATCTACTTCGTAATTACAACAAGATTTTACGATGGTGACCAGAGTAACAATGTTCACTGTTGGGATGACGGTCAGGCTAACAACCCTGACACAGACCCAGCATGGAGAGGTGACTTCAAGGGTCTTATCCAAAAGCTAGACTACATCAAGGCTCTTGGCTTCTCAGCAATTTGGATTACACCTGTTGTAGAAAATGCATCAGGCTATGACTACCATGGCTACCACGCATTTGACTTTACAAAGGTTGACCCAAGATACGAAAGTGATGACACTTCATATCAGGACCTAATTGATGCAGCTCACGAAAAAGGCTTAAAGATTATTCAGGACGTTGTATTTAACCACACAGGTAACTTTGGTGAAGCTAACCTAGCTCCTATGTTCACTAAGGACTATAGCAACCTAGGTTCATCAGACTGTATGAAGGTTATCTCAGGTTCTACACTAGCTAATAAGTATTCTGACTATAGCAATATGAAGCCGGATGCTCAGTATCAGGCAAGACTTGCAGTTATGAAGGAAGATGCTAACGATACTCAGCACAACTATCACCATGACAAGTCATTAAGCTACGGTTCATACACAGAACAAACAGGTCAGATGGCAGGTGACTGTGTTGATATTAATACAGAAAATCCAACAGTTGCAAAGTACATTACAGATACATATTCTAAGTACCTGGATATGGGTGTTGATGCATTCAGAATGGATACAGAAAAGCACATTAACCGTTGGACACTAAACAACGCTTTCTTCCCTGTATTTAATCAGTACAAGAACTTCCACCTATTCGGTGAAGTTTGTGCAAGATACCATGGTGCTTACAACGAAGGTGGTTCTTCCGACTCATGTTTCTTCTACACATGGAACGAAACAGACAGTGCATGGCAGAACAACTGGAGCAACTCTGACTGGAAATCTAACTATGATAACTCTGTTAAGCATTATCAAGCTTACCAGAACAGAAGTTTCAACCAGACAAGTAACAATGCTTTCCTAAACGGTGTATCTTATCACACACCTGACTATAGCAAAGCAAACGGCACAAGTACAATCGACTTCCCTATGCACTGGGCATTTAAAGATGCAGGTTCAGCATTCGGTGCTGCTAAGGGTGAAGATTCACTATACAATGACGCAACATGGGCAGTTACATATGTTGACTCTCACGACTACGGTCCTGACGGTCAAGAAAAGACTCGTTACCAGGGTGGTGCTGCTGCTTGGGCAGAAAATATGGACTTAATGTTCACATTCCGTGGTATCCCATGTATCTACTATGGTTCAGAAGTAGAATTTAAGAAAGATGTTCCAATTGATGTTGGTCCTAACGCTCCACTAGACAAAACAGGTCGTGCATACTTCGGTGACTACCTAGAAGGTTCAGTTACTGCAAGTGACTACGGTAAATATACAGCTTCAGGCACAGTAGCTTCTACACTAAATGCTCCACTTTCAAAGCATCTGGAAAAGCTAAACCAGATTAGAAGAGCTGTTCCTGCTCTACAAAAAGGTCAGTACACAACTGATAGCAACTATGTAAGTGGTAATATGGCTTACATCAGAAGATATACAAATGCTGATGAAGGCGTTGATTCAGTAGCTTGTGTAACAATCAGTGGTGACGCAACATTCAAGGGTCTACCAAACGGCACATATATTGATGCAGTTACAGGTGACAAGAAAGTTGTTACAGGTGGCACACTTTCAACAAGTGGTGCTAGTGGCCAGGGTAATATGAGAGTTTATGTTCTACAGAACTCAGGCAGTGAAGTTAACGGTGCAATTGGCGACACAGGTTTAACTTACTTAAAATAA
- a CDS encoding glycosyltransferase family protein produces MKKFSNCVSKVFAILMGILICITISGIIISYPEYGNYFSATSQDGKQLFWLFTSIAVGGIIITCTIMGLFRLINKLSKKGLLIFTIALFVIYGISVVAITYLFPTIPMTDSFYVHDQAVGMAHGTKDVINGNSQYFRKYSNNNPLIILLYFIYKIAYSLGITDLIQVGRLFNASCIMGSLVLFYLAIQKLSKRETTGAKFILLNLLFVPMIFMTSWVYTATICLPFIGGIMLCGANLIKNQSKKSIIINSAIIGVLSIVGYNIRPVVLILSIAGFICLFLWTVKDKKRLMKSALMVGICAVFALGSFATTKALNNHYYTGSDGNFPLTHWVAMGLTENGMYDPQLVQENMRLSNTDEMKANVNKHIKERLSNYNAGSFISHLYIKNGNIWAIGSLEYQSRLIGSAEKYTPLSKWLYGSKSDLMCLYTQMLWLSLHILTLIYIIRFIFNKESKYGLLQILTLLGGYGFYMIWEVKTAYAVPFVFFIIGMATLGGESIENAFAMSNAKVKNIGRISYSAVAIFSIVLMFIGAPFFTDNVMKVSDKKLLVKSTHNCSIKKVATKKRTITQEFYTKEKFNRVYLNVACRNNPSVSNSKYKITLKNSKNKTISTKLVDSKDYTNRISDIKLKLPKKYTPSGEEKFKITVKGISGTREAFNFGYSHGNDIDPIRGNLRTNGKLVKGDLRLTVSEMHKSSLLLPKRYCAFCVRIVLIEVITAFLYFGFSKKKHYND; encoded by the coding sequence ATGAAGAAATTTTCAAATTGCGTAAGCAAAGTATTCGCTATCCTTATGGGGATACTTATTTGCATCACCATTTCAGGAATTATTATCTCTTATCCGGAATACGGAAACTACTTTTCAGCAACAAGTCAGGATGGTAAACAGTTGTTCTGGCTATTTACCTCAATTGCAGTAGGTGGCATAATTATCACCTGTACAATAATGGGACTGTTTAGGCTTATTAATAAACTGTCAAAAAAGGGACTGCTGATTTTTACGATAGCACTGTTTGTGATTTACGGTATATCTGTTGTAGCTATCACCTACCTTTTCCCTACAATTCCAATGACTGATAGCTTTTATGTACACGACCAAGCAGTTGGTATGGCTCATGGTACTAAGGATGTAATCAATGGCAATTCACAGTACTTTAGAAAGTATAGCAACAACAACCCACTGATTATTCTGCTTTATTTTATTTACAAAATAGCTTATTCACTTGGAATTACCGACCTAATTCAAGTTGGCAGATTGTTTAATGCTTCTTGCATTATGGGTAGTCTGGTACTGTTCTACCTTGCAATACAGAAACTATCCAAAAGAGAAACTACCGGTGCAAAATTTATTTTGTTAAATCTACTTTTTGTACCAATGATTTTTATGACTTCTTGGGTATATACAGCCACTATCTGCCTACCTTTTATAGGTGGTATAATGTTATGTGGTGCAAACCTTATTAAGAATCAATCAAAAAAATCAATTATCATTAATTCAGCAATTATCGGTGTTTTGAGTATTGTTGGTTACAACATCAGACCGGTTGTACTTATCCTATCTATTGCCGGTTTTATATGCTTATTCCTATGGACTGTTAAAGACAAAAAGCGTTTAATGAAGTCTGCTTTAATGGTAGGTATTTGTGCAGTTTTTGCTTTAGGTTCATTTGCAACAACTAAGGCACTTAACAACCACTACTACACAGGTAGTGATGGTAACTTCCCTCTTACTCACTGGGTAGCTATGGGTCTTACTGAAAACGGTATGTATGACCCACAGTTGGTACAAGAGAATATGAGGCTTTCTAACACAGATGAAATGAAAGCTAATGTAAATAAACATATCAAAGAAAGACTAAGCAATTACAATGCCGGTTCATTTATCAGCCATCTATATATTAAGAATGGCAATATCTGGGCTATCGGTTCACTGGAATATCAATCTCGATTAATCGGTTCTGCTGAAAAATACACACCACTAAGCAAATGGTTATATGGCTCAAAAAGTGACTTAATGTGTCTATATACTCAGATGTTGTGGCTATCTCTCCACATACTTACACTAATTTACATAATAAGATTTATCTTTAACAAAGAAAGTAAATACGGCTTATTACAAATTCTTACTTTGCTAGGTGGTTATGGTTTCTATATGATATGGGAAGTAAAAACTGCCTATGCAGTACCATTTGTATTCTTTATTATAGGTATGGCTACTTTAGGTGGTGAAAGTATTGAAAATGCTTTTGCTATGTCAAATGCTAAGGTTAAGAACATTGGTAGAATTTCTTATTCTGCTGTAGCAATTTTCTCAATTGTACTTATGTTCATCGGTGCACCATTCTTTACCGACAATGTTATGAAAGTAAGTGACAAGAAACTTCTTGTTAAGTCAACTCACAACTGTTCAATCAAAAAAGTTGCAACAAAAAAGAGAACAATCACTCAAGAGTTTTACACTAAAGAAAAGTTCAACAGAGTTTACCTAAATGTAGCTTGTAGAAACAACCCTTCTGTTAGTAACAGTAAATACAAGATAACTCTAAAGAATAGCAAAAACAAAACTATTTCCACAAAGCTGGTTGATAGCAAGGACTATACAAATCGTATTTCCGATATAAAACTGAAATTACCTAAAAAGTACACACCATCAGGTGAAGAAAAGTTCAAGATAACAGTTAAGGGTATTTCCGGTACTAGAGAGGCTTTTAACTTTGGTTATAGCCATGGTAATGACATTGACCCTATAAGGGGTAACCTAAGAACTAACGGTAAGCTTGTGAAAGGTGACTTAAGACTTACTGTTTCTGAAATGCACAAAAGTTCACTTCTTTTACCAAAAAGATACTGTGCTTTTTGTGTAAGAATTGTCTTGATAGAAGTTATAACAGCATTTCTTTATTTTGGCTTTTCTAAGAAAAAGCATTATAATGATTAA
- the trpC gene encoding indole-3-glycerol phosphate synthase TrpC: MTILNEIAVYTKQRYIEQEKVVPFEEIKGKAEKMDSNTGFPFEKALAKEGLSYICEVKKASPSKGIIAENFPYKEIAKDYEKAGASAISCLTEPKYFKGKNEYLEEITKEVSIPILRKDFTVCAYQIYEAKVIGASAILLICAILTEEEIKEYLDIATSLGLSALVEAHTEEEVKMALNCGAKIIGVNNRNLKDFTVDINNCINLRKLVPENILFVGESGIKTSTDIANLKKANVNAVLIGETLMRSEDKSKALAELNGEPLYK; this comes from the coding sequence ATGACAATACTTAACGAAATTGCAGTATATACAAAACAAAGATATATTGAGCAAGAAAAGGTTGTACCTTTTGAAGAAATCAAAGGTAAAGCTGAGAAGATGGACAGCAACACAGGTTTTCCATTTGAAAAGGCTTTGGCAAAGGAAGGACTTTCCTACATATGTGAAGTAAAGAAAGCAAGTCCAAGCAAAGGTATTATTGCAGAAAACTTCCCTTACAAAGAAATTGCCAAAGACTATGAAAAAGCCGGTGCATCAGCAATTTCTTGCTTAACCGAACCAAAATATTTTAAAGGTAAGAATGAATATCTTGAAGAAATCACCAAGGAAGTTTCTATTCCTATTTTAAGAAAAGATTTTACAGTATGTGCCTATCAGATTTACGAGGCAAAGGTAATCGGTGCATCTGCTATACTACTAATATGTGCAATTCTTACCGAAGAAGAAATTAAGGAATACTTAGATATTGCAACTTCTCTTGGACTTTCGGCTTTAGTTGAGGCTCATACAGAAGAAGAAGTTAAAATGGCACTAAACTGTGGTGCAAAAATTATCGGTGTTAACAACCGTAACCTAAAGGACTTTACAGTTGATATTAACAACTGTATCAACCTAAGAAAACTTGTTCCGGAAAATATTTTATTTGTTGGAGAAAGTGGTATCAAAACAAGCACAGACATTGCTAACCTAAAGAAAGCTAATGTAAATGCTGTTTTAATCGGTGAAACACTTATGAGAAGTGAAGATAAATCAAAGGCTCTTGCTGAGCTTAACGGTGAACCATTATATAAATAA
- a CDS encoding Cof-type HAD-IIB family hydrolase, which produces MKYDLIALDMDGTLLNDDKVIPKENVDAIIEMQEQGKTVAICTGRPASGALPFVKDLHLEKYGGYVLSYNGGRIYDVKNDKVLYNKAFPKEYVQKVFDLVKGTTITVSSPLDHKIIAGHALNDWSRTEANVVHLPFEYHEDFLTLDTEMNKLLLVDDPKVIGANYDNIHDTLEPKLHVFLSEPFFLEITPQNVNKGEGLHNLAKITGVPVEKMIAMGDSFNDIEMLKEAGLGVAMKNSKEGVSDYANLVTVSNNDCGVAKIIKEYIL; this is translated from the coding sequence ATGAAATATGATTTAATAGCACTTGATATGGATGGTACTTTGTTAAATGATGACAAGGTTATTCCAAAAGAAAATGTTGATGCAATTATAGAAATGCAAGAACAAGGCAAAACCGTTGCTATTTGTACCGGCAGACCTGCAAGTGGTGCGTTGCCATTTGTTAAGGATTTACACCTAGAGAAGTACGGTGGATATGTACTTTCCTACAATGGTGGCAGAATTTATGATGTAAAGAATGACAAGGTTCTTTACAACAAGGCTTTCCCTAAAGAATATGTACAAAAAGTCTTTGACTTAGTAAAGGGTACAACAATTACAGTTTCTTCCCCACTTGACCACAAGATTATTGCCGGTCATGCACTAAATGATTGGTCTAGAACCGAAGCTAATGTTGTTCACCTACCATTTGAATATCACGAGGACTTTTTAACACTTGATACGGAAATGAACAAGCTACTGCTTGTTGATGACCCAAAGGTTATCGGTGCAAACTATGACAACATTCACGATACATTAGAACCAAAGCTTCATGTATTCCTAAGTGAACCATTCTTCCTGGAAATTACACCACAAAATGTAAATAAAGGTGAGGGACTTCACAACCTTGCAAAAATCACAGGTGTTCCTGTTGAAAAGATGATTGCAATGGGGGACAGCTTTAACGATATTGAAATGCTAAAGGAAGCAGGTCTTGGTGTTGCTATGAAAAATAGCAAAGAGGGCGTTTCAGACTATGCAAATCTTGTAACAGTCAGCAACAATGACTGTGGTGTTGCAAAAATTATTAAAGAATATATCCTTTAG
- the trpB gene encoding tryptophan synthase subunit beta has protein sequence MSNGRFGRHGGQFIPETLMNAIMELEDAYNKYKNDKDFNDELNELLREYVGRPSRLYYAEKMTKDLGGAKIYLKREDLNHTGSHKLNNALAQVLLAKKMGKTRVIAETGAGQHGVATATAAALMGMECEIFMGKEDTDRQALNVFRMELLGAKVHAVTSGTMTLKDAVNETFREWTNRISDTHYVLGSVMGPHPFPTIVRDYQSVIGKEIKSQIMEKEGRLPDVVMACVGGGSNAIGAFHEFIPDEEVRLIGCEAAGKGIDTDKTAATISTGRDGIFHGMHSYFCQNEYGQIAPVYSISAGLDYPGVGPEHAYLHDIGRAEYVAITDDEAVNAFEYLSRTEGIIPAIESSHAVAYAMKLAPTMDKDKIIVVNLSGRGDKDVAAIARYRGVEIYE, from the coding sequence ATGTCAAACGGAAGATTTGGCAGACATGGTGGTCAGTTTATCCCTGAAACACTAATGAATGCCATTATGGAACTAGAGGATGCTTATAATAAATACAAAAATGATAAAGACTTTAACGATGAACTAAATGAACTGCTTAGAGAATATGTTGGTCGTCCATCTCGTCTTTATTATGCAGAAAAGATGACTAAGGACCTTGGTGGTGCTAAAATCTACTTAAAGAGAGAGGACCTTAACCACACAGGCAGTCACAAGCTAAACAATGCTTTGGCACAGGTACTACTTGCAAAGAAAATGGGCAAAACAAGAGTAATTGCCGAAACTGGTGCAGGTCAGCACGGTGTTGCTACTGCTACTGCAGCAGCACTTATGGGTATGGAATGTGAAATCTTTATGGGTAAAGAGGACACAGACCGTCAGGCACTAAATGTATTTAGAATGGAACTTCTTGGTGCAAAGGTTCACGCAGTAACAAGTGGCACAATGACACTAAAAGATGCAGTTAACGAAACCTTCAGAGAATGGACTAACAGAATCAGCGATACTCACTATGTACTTGGTTCAGTTATGGGTCCTCACCCATTCCCAACTATTGTAAGAGATTACCAGAGTGTTATCGGTAAAGAAATCAAAAGTCAGATTATGGAAAAGGAAGGCAGACTTCCTGATGTAGTTATGGCTTGTGTTGGTGGTGGCAGTAATGCTATCGGTGCATTCCACGAATTTATCCCTGATGAAGAAGTAAGACTTATCGGTTGTGAGGCTGCCGGTAAAGGTATTGACACAGACAAAACTGCTGCTACAATTTCAACAGGCAGAGACGGTATTTTCCACGGTATGCACAGTTATTTCTGTCAGAATGAATACGGTCAGATTGCACCGGTATATTCAATTTCTGCCGGTCTTGACTATCCCGGTGTTGGACCTGAACACGCATATCTTCACGATATTGGCAGAGCAGAGTATGTTGCTATTACAGATGATGAAGCAGTAAATGCTTTTGAATATTTATCAAGAACCGAGGGTATTATCCCTGCTATTGAATCCTCTCACGCAGTTGCTTATGCAATGAAACTTGCTCCAACTATGGACAAAGACAAAATCATTGTTGTAAACCTATCAGGTAGAGGAGATAAGGATGTTGCAGCAATCGCTAGATACAGAGGAGTTGAGATTTATGAGTAA